In Saprospiraceae bacterium, a genomic segment contains:
- a CDS encoding alpha/beta fold hydrolase — translation MLKLWSAILMTSMAAFFFSASLWAQENVTIISGGIELSGTLELAKKKTNKAILIISGSGQTDRDGNTKPLYVNDALKKLALELSNLGYTSLRYDKRGVGKSLSDLVSYESLRFEDYVTDATNWISYLKKEYSDIAVIGHSQGALVAMLAIQNNPVNKFISLAGLTDDLYTTLKRQLSNKPNFVKDAAFPILDSLKRGVKVDSVPSFLQSLMGPAVQNYFLSFMKYEPREEIKKLGIPILIIQGTTDLQITVEGATEMSKLTNLASLKVIIGMNHVLRKSTADASENMATYNNAELPLHNELIGEIKAFLKDKN, via the coding sequence ATGTTAAAACTTTGGTCAGCAATTTTAATGACATCGATGGCAGCCTTTTTCTTTTCAGCTTCTCTTTGGGCGCAGGAAAATGTAACTATAATTTCTGGCGGAATTGAATTATCGGGGACTTTAGAGCTGGCTAAAAAGAAAACAAATAAGGCTATCTTGATTATTTCCGGATCAGGACAAACGGATAGAGATGGAAATACTAAACCACTATATGTAAATGATGCCCTCAAAAAACTTGCCTTAGAATTATCAAATTTGGGATATACCAGTTTGCGATATGACAAGAGAGGTGTTGGTAAAAGTTTATCAGATTTAGTATCTTACGAATCCTTGCGTTTTGAAGATTACGTCACGGATGCAACAAATTGGATTTCTTATTTAAAAAAAGAATATTCTGATATCGCCGTCATTGGGCATAGTCAAGGCGCATTGGTTGCTATGTTGGCAATTCAAAATAATCCGGTTAACAAATTCATCTCCTTAGCCGGGCTTACAGACGATCTCTATACTACTTTGAAAAGGCAATTATCAAACAAGCCCAATTTTGTAAAGGATGCAGCTTTTCCTATTTTGGATAGCCTGAAAAGAGGTGTAAAAGTTGATAGTGTCCCTTCATTTCTGCAAAGTCTGATGGGTCCCGCTGTCCAAAATTATTTTTTGTCATTTATGAAATATGAGCCAAGAGAGGAAATTAAAAAACTTGGCATCCCTATTTTAATAATTCAAGGTACTACCGACTTACAAATAACGGTTGAAGGTGCTACAGAAATGAGTAAGCTCACAAACTTAGCGAGCTTAAAAGTAATAATAGGTATGAATCATGTGCTCAGAAAAAGCACTGCCGATGCATCTGAAAATATGGCAACTTATAACAATGCCGAATTGCCGCTTCACAATGAGTTGATTGGTGAAATAAAGGCTTTTTTGAAAGATAAAAATTAA
- a CDS encoding T9SS type A sorting domain-containing protein translates to MNNLCKANIKFQILQKNYWAAVLLVLIPGIFNIANAQIVKGSQSGFTWISTEHIADTSFGSGYTMYCAAWPIFKQYPGPAEFQTGLSSSWLTTQKISGQEQFYTTIEGGLGWWHDTRFGTKVPKFIMGGVSHDFYAWANGPGAGRSNSLPNGQRDWSTPGGKYGVAQLSNKLLWAPDGLNMAQSLNGEMLGYGYIPLPLTEPISNTNGTNIKTGNQCWTLFLNSTNFKGPVSFFLPTFWTEAVLLNPGLEGLMLDTRPSDPNVAFGVEHAGSPAIIAHDANGKRYAKVNRLQFPANNDDRSMILNQISVYSRDALWNDMESWFNGGPKVPTRIQAAGIRPVPFINNGGSMFAEIQENGPTRIKKEVDLNYIDNVQLNNDIMGFEYDLNVVEKDGKVFKLPEYFRLDTDSLWHAIEETEVPTSTNLLATPVPKSPRSEITYLTPLDPDCLWQDPNGPWNNPGPVAGPFKADLGDGTTITYYWYRFVDQPAIIHANLTLDMRNKLQQRIELIHANWSHTDEYLANPAIGRIATVDPAAIIQAPAGLEIGYVPIVTRQEKTQKKVRVFVMAGQSNMQGYGSVNRPENAPGTLNHVIQNDSTGKWSEIGSLNHWTTLENAYLYYEQGSDTIKSNVTVGQGAYSDLIGPELTFAHQLDKYYEDPILIIKTAWGGKSLAVDFRPPSAGGNVGDSYLALIQKLNHVTENMGSYFPELKAMDFEISGFVWFQGWNDGASDDHLNEYESNLYHLVNDVRNELKNPKLPVIIASAGQGGYEQTNDTWVQSMQNIVSVAQETVACNDSIYGGKVGFVNSKPFYLNRSESPEDAIYHYNNNALTFLNIGKAMGDEMILAINDMSFCYQDCANPILPDVVSIGNRVWNDLNRNGINEPDEPGIPGVSLVIWSDSDGDGIPDWKGFGGVRVTDENGYYRFSGLKPGNYVVFVWQVNNWDPGEPLEFFVSTNGFQANANNDVDFDNNGFGNPFTDIMSGIVTLGINEEPLNDGDPFNCYFNYDANGNNSVDFGFYNPKVVSNNGNLNEQDWIQIFPMPVLDKFSIKGRFSGSYDLEMFDSFGRMVRSVEWKESAQTIDISSFPAGMYIINLKHQTNKDRKIFKLIKI, encoded by the coding sequence ATGAATAATTTGTGTAAAGCCAATATTAAGTTTCAAATCCTACAAAAAAATTATTGGGCTGCCGTTTTATTAGTATTAATTCCTGGCATTTTTAATATTGCCAATGCTCAAATTGTAAAGGGTTCACAATCCGGATTCACCTGGATAAGTACAGAACATATTGCTGATACGAGCTTTGGTTCAGGTTATACCATGTATTGTGCCGCCTGGCCCATATTTAAGCAGTATCCCGGGCCTGCCGAATTTCAAACGGGTTTGAGCAGTAGCTGGTTGACGACTCAAAAAATAAGTGGGCAGGAACAGTTTTATACTACAATTGAAGGAGGTTTGGGTTGGTGGCATGACACGCGTTTTGGTACCAAAGTCCCCAAGTTTATTATGGGTGGGGTGTCCCATGATTTTTATGCCTGGGCTAATGGTCCCGGCGCTGGAAGAAGTAACAGCTTACCAAATGGGCAGCGGGATTGGAGCACTCCCGGAGGCAAATATGGTGTGGCCCAGTTATCCAATAAATTACTGTGGGCACCTGACGGATTGAATATGGCCCAAAGTCTGAATGGTGAAATGCTTGGATATGGATATATTCCTTTGCCTTTAACAGAACCGATAAGCAATACCAATGGCACGAACATCAAAACAGGGAATCAATGTTGGACCTTATTCTTGAATTCCACCAATTTTAAAGGGCCTGTAAGTTTTTTTCTGCCCACTTTTTGGACTGAAGCTGTTTTGCTCAATCCTGGCTTAGAAGGTCTGATGCTAGATACTAGGCCTTCAGATCCCAATGTAGCTTTTGGAGTTGAACATGCGGGGTCTCCGGCTATCATCGCCCATGATGCCAATGGAAAAAGATACGCTAAGGTCAATCGCTTGCAGTTTCCGGCCAATAATGATGACAGATCAATGATTTTAAACCAAATTTCAGTTTATTCCCGGGATGCACTTTGGAATGACATGGAGTCCTGGTTTAATGGTGGCCCTAAAGTACCAACCCGCATTCAAGCTGCCGGGATTCGCCCGGTTCCTTTTATCAATAATGGAGGATCTATGTTTGCTGAGATTCAAGAAAACGGACCCACGAGAATAAAAAAAGAGGTCGACCTCAACTATATTGATAACGTGCAGCTCAATAATGATATCATGGGCTTTGAATATGATCTCAATGTCGTTGAGAAAGATGGAAAAGTCTTTAAATTGCCCGAATATTTCAGGCTTGATACCGACAGTTTATGGCATGCAATTGAAGAGACCGAAGTGCCCACTTCTACAAATTTGTTAGCCACCCCGGTTCCTAAATCGCCTCGATCAGAAATCACCTATTTGACACCTTTAGACCCGGATTGTCTTTGGCAAGATCCCAATGGTCCCTGGAACAATCCCGGACCGGTAGCGGGCCCATTTAAAGCAGACCTCGGAGACGGCACCACAATTACCTATTACTGGTATCGTTTTGTGGACCAACCCGCTATCATCCATGCAAATCTAACCTTGGATATGCGCAACAAACTCCAACAAAGAATCGAACTCATTCATGCCAACTGGAGTCATACCGATGAATACCTGGCAAATCCTGCCATCGGAAGAATTGCTACCGTTGATCCTGCGGCTATCATTCAAGCACCGGCAGGCCTGGAAATAGGTTATGTTCCTATTGTAACCAGACAAGAAAAAACGCAAAAAAAAGTAAGGGTATTTGTTATGGCCGGTCAGTCGAATATGCAAGGATATGGCTCCGTCAATCGTCCCGAAAATGCTCCCGGAACCTTAAATCATGTGATCCAAAATGATTCAACCGGAAAGTGGTCTGAAATCGGGAGCTTAAATCATTGGACTACACTTGAAAATGCATACCTCTACTATGAGCAAGGCAGCGACACCATAAAGTCAAATGTTACAGTAGGCCAAGGGGCCTATTCGGATTTGATTGGGCCTGAATTGACCTTTGCACATCAGTTGGATAAATATTATGAAGACCCCATTTTAATTATAAAAACGGCCTGGGGAGGCAAAAGTCTGGCCGTTGATTTTCGTCCGCCTTCGGCTGGAGGAAATGTTGGCGATTCCTATCTGGCGTTGATCCAAAAGTTGAACCATGTTACTGAAAACATGGGAAGTTATTTTCCCGAGCTCAAGGCAATGGATTTTGAAATTTCAGGATTTGTCTGGTTTCAAGGTTGGAATGATGGCGCATCCGACGACCATTTGAATGAATATGAAAGCAATTTGTATCATTTGGTAAATGATGTTAGAAATGAGCTGAAAAACCCCAAACTACCTGTAATTATAGCAAGCGCCGGCCAGGGTGGCTATGAGCAAACCAATGACACATGGGTTCAGAGTATGCAAAATATAGTTTCTGTGGCTCAAGAAACCGTGGCTTGTAATGATAGTATTTATGGTGGTAAAGTTGGATTCGTCAATTCGAAACCATTTTATTTAAATCGGTCAGAATCGCCGGAAGATGCCATTTATCACTATAACAATAATGCCCTGACTTTTTTAAATATTGGCAAAGCCATGGGTGATGAAATGATATTGGCGATCAACGATATGTCGTTTTGTTATCAGGACTGCGCCAATCCGATACTGCCTGATGTCGTATCGATTGGGAACAGAGTATGGAATGATTTGAATCGAAATGGCATCAATGAACCCGATGAGCCTGGAATTCCGGGAGTGTCTCTGGTCATTTGGTCGGATTCAGACGGCGATGGTATTCCGGACTGGAAAGGATTTGGGGGTGTTCGCGTGACAGATGAAAATGGATATTATCGCTTTTCAGGTCTTAAGCCCGGCAACTATGTAGTTTTTGTTTGGCAGGTGAACAATTGGGATCCTGGAGAACCATTAGAATTTTTTGTATCCACAAATGGATTCCAGGCAAATGCAAACAATGATGTTGATTTTGACAATAATGGTTTTGGAAATCCTTTCACGGATATTATGTCCGGTATTGTGACCCTTGGAATAAACGAAGAGCCACTGAATGATGGCGACCCATTTAATTGTTATTTTAATTATGATGCCAACGGAAATAACAGCGTCGATTTTGGTTTCTATAACCCTAAAGTGGTC
- a CDS encoding endonuclease/exonuclease/phosphatase family protein, with translation MEQYSISFWNLENLFDIQGSPRRSDKLDRAIGNDLTGWDQTQLDLKIQQLVAIIQQLNSGQGPDILGVCEVENKHVLDLLVQALNLPNRNYAVIHSDTNDQRGIDVAIIYDQTRFNMEPNMIFNHVVMRRTATRDILQVNFMTVAGNRRLVIIVNHWPSRSGGQYESEGYRQIAGETLAYFHHRIMEIHGRDTPVLAMGDFNDEPFDKALTNFALSLRSKNRVVNGTNPYFLNMMWPLMDEGVGSFFFNNQPNLLDQFLANANLLKTSAQIKAKPASVQINNFPEMVGSGQYPSPIPFGGMGKPINPDGFSDHFPITLELEEN, from the coding sequence ATGGAACAATACAGCATTTCTTTTTGGAATCTGGAGAATTTATTTGACATTCAAGGTTCGCCAAGAAGGTCGGATAAATTGGATAGAGCCATTGGCAATGATTTGACTGGTTGGGACCAGACTCAATTGGACCTTAAAATTCAACAGTTGGTTGCTATCATTCAGCAGCTGAATTCGGGTCAAGGGCCTGATATTTTAGGTGTCTGCGAAGTAGAGAACAAACACGTTTTGGATTTATTGGTTCAAGCGCTAAACCTGCCGAATAGAAATTATGCCGTCATCCATTCTGATACCAACGATCAAAGAGGTATTGATGTCGCTATTATTTATGACCAGACGCGTTTTAACATGGAGCCCAATATGATTTTCAATCATGTCGTGATGCGGCGAACCGCTACGCGGGATATTCTCCAGGTTAATTTTATGACGGTGGCCGGCAACCGTCGTTTGGTGATCATTGTAAACCATTGGCCTTCGCGCAGTGGGGGCCAATATGAATCTGAAGGGTATCGTCAAATAGCAGGTGAGACCCTCGCTTATTTTCATCATCGCATTATGGAAATACACGGCCGGGACACGCCAGTTCTGGCCATGGGCGATTTTAACGACGAGCCTTTCGATAAAGCGCTTACTAATTTTGCATTGTCACTCAGAAGCAAAAACAGAGTTGTGAATGGGACGAATCCTTATTTCCTAAATATGATGTGGCCCCTTATGGATGAAGGCGTTGGGTCTTTCTTTTTTAATAATCAGCCTAATCTCTTAGACCAGTTCCTTGCAAATGCGAATCTTCTTAAAACAAGCGCTCAAATAAAAGCGAAACCGGCTTCAGTTCAAATTAATAACTTCCCGGAAATGGTCGGATCCGGTCAATACCCCTCGCCAATTCCTTTTGGGGGCATGGGAAAACCCATTAATCCTGATGGTTTTAGTGATCACTTTCCTATCACTTTGGAATTAGAAGAAAATTAA
- a CDS encoding DHCW motif cupin fold protein produces the protein MSNIPFQTIDWNSVEKIEYKGESGTAIWQTMLFNGLRIRIVEYSDGYLADHWCQKGHIVYCLEGEFISKLSTGEKIKLIKGETYIVSDGLSSHRSISEKWVKLLIIDGDFLK, from the coding sequence ATGAGTAATATTCCATTTCAAACCATAGATTGGAATTCAGTTGAAAAAATTGAATATAAAGGAGAATCAGGTACTGCAATTTGGCAGACCATGTTATTTAATGGACTTAGAATAAGGATTGTAGAATATTCAGACGGCTATTTGGCAGACCACTGGTGTCAAAAAGGACATATCGTTTATTGTTTAGAAGGAGAATTTATTAGCAAATTAAGTACGGGTGAAAAAATTAAATTAATAAAAGGAGAAACATATATAGTATCTGATGGACTTAGTTCACATCGTTCTATATCTGAAAAATGGGTAAAACTTCTTATCATTGACGGTGATTTTTTAAAATAA